GGCAAGGTCGGCGGCGTGACGCTCACCTTCGGCGAGCACGGCGAAGGCGGCAGCAAGCACTACCCCGCGATCCAGCTCCGCGAGCGCGAGGGCGTCCCGTTGGGGCTCACGTACGTCGTCCTGGCGCTCGGTTGGCCGCTCGTCGTGTTCCCGTTGATCCCGAAGGAGCTCTACGCCTCGGCGGGGTGAGCCGTCACGATGAGACCCTTCGCGATCGATCCGAAGTCCGAGGAGCTGTTCCAGCGAGGCTGGCCCGAGCTGCGCACGCTGGTCGACGACCATCCTCACCTGAAGGACCCTGCGAAGTGGAGCCAGAAGGCGTTCCACTCGTACGCCGCGGACATCTATCACGTGGCTTGGCCGCGCGAGGTCGCGCACCGGTTCGTGCGCATCATGGGGATGCCGCGGAAGGAGCTCCCCCTCGCAGAGAGGCTCGCCGCGATCGCCGAACAGGCGAAGGTGGCGGGCCCCGTCACCGAGGCGGAGGCTCGCAGCGTCCTGGCTCGGATCGTTCACCCGGAGTCGAGGCATCCGGAGAACAACGTCAAGAACCTGCTCTTCTTGCTCGAGGCGATGGTCGGCGGCGACGTCGTCTTCGACGCCGCGCTCTCCGTCTACGAGGAGCTGAGCGACGCCCAGCTCGAGCACGACAACCTCCACGATCCGCTCTACGTCGCCGACTGGCTCGGGTTCGTCCTGCGTCGCCTCGATCGGGCGGCGCAGGAGGCAGGGCGCGCCCGCGTCGCGGCCCTGCTCGGCCGCTGGGGGAAGCACTCCGTCTGGAGGGAGCTCACGCGGGTGATCGGCGGCGCCCCCGCCGTCCTCGCGACCAAGTCCCCGCGCGCAGCCGGCATCTGGCTGCACACCCTCCACCACGTCGACGACGCCAAGTTCATCGTCGAGAACGCGCATCGAGACAACGTCGGCTCCTTCGACATCCAGCTCGCCTTCCGTGGGGGCGAGCCGGTCCTCGAGTGGTACGCCAAGCGTCTGCCGAAGCTGCCGAAGGAGCGCCTCGCCGGCTTCGTCGAGGAGCTCGCGCTGGTCGCGTCGCCGAAGGCCGTCGAGATGCTTCGGGTCCTGCACCAGAAGAAGAGCGTGAGCGCGCGCGTCGCCGAGGTCTTGGCGACGCGCGGCGAGGCTCCGCAGCCGTCGGCGCCGGCGAAGACGCTCGGTCCGGAGAAGCGCTTCGACGAGCTGTCCGCGTGGATCCAGAAGGCGCTGAAAGCGGCGCGCGGCGACGCCGCGAAAGAGGAGGCCGCGCTCCTCGCCGCGGTCGATCGCTACGCGGAGATCCGCAGCGACGCCGGCGAACCGCCGGGCGAGTTCGTCGTGCAGTTCTTCATGGTCGACGGCGTGGCGCTCGAGAAGGAACGCCCTGCGCCGCTCACGAAGCTGCGGCCGAAGCCGACCGACGCCGAGTGGGCGCGATGGACCGAGATCTTGCAGCGCTGAACGCGATCGTCATGCTCGCCGCGACGGCTCCGTCGGTTCGCGGTCGAGGCCGAAGGCGAGGAGCATCGCGATGAACATGCCGACCGCGCCGAGGACGTATGGCGAGCGCGGCCCCAGGGTCCCGTACACCCAGCCGCCGAGGCCCGGGCCGAACATGCGCGCGAGGCTCGCCGCGGACTGGTTCGTACCGAGCGTGGCGCCCTGCGCGCTCGGGTCGGCGCGCTTGGAGATGAACGCGCCGGTGCTCGGCTGCGTCATGCCGTTGCCGAGGGCGAGGAGGGCGCCGCCGACGTAGAGGAGCGGCTTGCCCGCCGTCGCCGAGAGCGCGATGACGGCGAACGCCGCCGCCTGGATCCCGGTGCCGACGCGGATGAGCAACGCCTCGCGGAAGCGGCGCGACAGCGGGCGAATGAGGCCGCCCTGGACGCTCGCCGCGACGACGCCGATGAACGCGAGCACGATGCCCGTGTCGAGCGGCTCCATCTGGAAGCTGTCCTTGCTGAAGAAGCGGAACGTCTGGTCGAGGACGGTGAAGGACAGCGTGATCGCGAAGTTCACCGCGACCGCGATCGCGATGCCGGGGCGCGCGAACGCGTCGCGGGCGGCGCCGAAGTCGAGCGGCGAGAGCGAGCGCTTCGTCTCCGCGCGGCGCTCCGGCGGCAGCGACTCCTTCAAGCCGACGAAGGCCCAGCCGAGGTTCACGCACGAGAGCGAGGCCGCGACGAAGCAGGGCACCGCGCCGGTGCGCCCGCCGATCGGGATCGCGGAGAGCGCGCCGCCGATCGCGGGGCCGAGGATGAAGCCGAGGCCGAAGGCCATCCCGATGAGCCCCATCCCCTTCGAGCGCTCCTCCGGCTTCGTCACGTCGGCGATGTACGCGCTCGCGGTGCCGAGGTTCGCGGTCGCGATGCCGCTCGCCGCGCGCGCCGCGAAGAGCCACGCGATGTGCTCCGCGCGGAGGAGCGCGAAGCCGAGGCCGAACATGCCGAGCGCGGTCGCGGTGATGCTCCACAACAGCACCGGTCGCCGGCCGACGCGGTCCGAGACGCGGCCCCACACCGGCACGAACACGAACTGCATCAGCGAGTAGATCGAGGCGAGGAGCGTGCCGGTGAGCTCGCTCGTGCCGAACGTCGAGCGCGACTCCTCCGCGAGGAACGGCAAGACGAGGCTGAACCCGAGGATGTCGAGGAAGACGATCAGGAAGATCGCGCCAAGGCCGGGTGTCTTTTGCGGCGATGACATCGACGGGGAGTCCGGCTTAGCAGGAGTCCGCCGCTTCGAGTAGTCTCGCGCCCCATGCTCTCGCGTCTCGCCGTGGTCCTCGCCGCCCTTGCCTTCGTCGCCGTCGCGTGCGGCGGCTCGGAGGACAAGGGCAAGACTCCCTCCGGCGCGCGGGCGTCGTGCGCGAGCGACTCGGACTGCACGGTCAGCGACTCCTCGGGCTGCTGCAAGTCGTGCCCCGACCAGCCCTTCGGGATGCCGGTGCTCGCGTTCGAGCAGCAGAAGAACAAGTGCGCGGTGGTCGAGTGCGCTGCTTCTTCGGATCGCATCGAGTGTCCCAAGGTCGAGCCCACCGACGCGTTCGTCGCCTACTGCAAGGAAGGCACCTGCGCGGCGCGGAAGAAGTAGCATTCGGAGGCGTGAAGACGGCGCGCGCACTCGTCCTCGGCGCCGTGCTCGCGTGCGGCCCGGCGGCGGTCGCGCCGGCGCCGGGGCCCACGGCTCCGCGTCCCGACACGTTCGCGATCGACGGCGCCGCGCTCCTCGCGAAGGACCCCCACGTCGCGCGCAAGGTCGGGAGGACGCCGTACACGTTCTTCCGCTACCAGAACCGCGCGTTCGCGGAGCGGGTCTGCAATCGATGGGCGAGCACCATCCCGCGCATGCCGCTCGTCCACGTCCACGGAGACGCTCACCTCGAGCAGTACGCCGTCGCGGAGGGCGGTCGCGGTCTCGCCGACTTCGACGCATCAGGCGAAGGTCCGCCTGTCATCGATTTTGCAAGATTCTCCGCATCGCTCGCGCTCGCGCGTCCCTACGACCACGCCGGGACGAAGGCGGCGATCGCGGCGCTCTTCCGCGGCTACTCGCGTGCGCTCATCGACGCGCGTGCGACGATGAACGAGCCGCGCGTCGTCATGCGTCTCCGCGAGCGCTTCGAGCCGACGCGGCTCGAGTGGCTCGATCGCATGACGCTGCTGATCTCGCCCTCCGATCCGGCCGATCACGAGGTCTTCGCTCAGGCGTGGAGGGGCTTCGTGGGTGAGATGTGCTCGCTCGATCCTTCGCTCGACGAGGACTTCTTCACCGTGAAGGCCGGCGGCAAGCTCGAGCTCGGGATCGGGAGCGCCCACGCCGAGAAGTTCCTCGCCCGCATCGAGGGCCCCACCTCCGCGCTGGACGACGACATCCTCCTCGAGGCGAAGGCGCTCGAGCCGGGCGCGCTCGCGAGCTGCATGCGCGGCGTCGATCTCGACGCGACGCGGGTGATCGAGACGCAGCTCCAGATGTCGGCCGCGCCCGAGCGCTTCCTCGGCGCGATGACGATCCGCGGCAAGCCGTACTACACGCACGCGTGGCAGGTCTTCTACAAGGAGCTCTCCGTCGACGACGTCCACACCGCCGCGGAGCTCGCGGAGCTCGCGGAGGACGTCGGCCTCCAGCTCGGCCGCGGCCACGCGAAGTCGAAGGACGCGGCGCGCGTCCCGAAGCTCCGCGCGGAGCTGCTCGAGACCGCGAAGCGCGTCGAGGCCGACGTCGTCGACGAGGCGTTCGAGCTCGCGCACGAAGTCTCGCTCGCGTGGGAGCAATACCGGCTCGCGCTGTGATCCGGTCGCGAGGTCAGAGCTTCCGCGCGTGCACGAAGGCCTCGAGGTTCCCCTTCGGCCCCTCGAGGACGCTGTCGGCGGTGCCGAGGAGCTCGAAGCCCGCCGCTCTCACGTCGGCGGCCGCGTCGTCGATCGCGCGCCGGCGCACCTCCGGATCCTTCACCACGCCGCGCGATCGCGCCGCCTCGTCGCGACCGACCTCGAACTGCGGCTTCACGAGCGCGACGAGCTCGCCGCGCGTCGCCGTGCAGCGCGCGATCGCGGCCGCGAGCTTGCCGAGCCCGATGAAGGAGGCGTCGACGACGACGAGCTCGCACGGCCCCCCGATCGCGTCGGGCGTGAGCGTGCGCGCGTTCGTGCGCTCGAGGTTCTGCACGCGCGGATCGACGCGCAGCGAGTGGGCGAGCTGTCCGTACCCGACGTCGACGGCGGCGACCGACGCCGCGCCGCGCTGGAGGAGGCAGTCGGTGAAGCCCCCCGTCGACGCGCCGAGGTCGAGGCAGCGCTTGCCGCGCGGGTCCACACCGAACGCATCGAGCGCCCCCGCGAGCTTCACTCCGCCACGCGACACGTACGGATGGTCCTCTCCGCGCACGGCGATCGCCGCGTCCTCGGGCAACATCGCCCCCGCCTTGTCGACGCGCACCTCCCCGACGTACACCTTGCCCGCGAGGATGAGCGCCTGCGCCTTCGCCCGCGTCACCACGAGGCCCCGCTGCACGAGCAACTGATCGGCGCGCGTCTTCAAGGGGTCCTCGCGCCTGCGAACCCTGCGACTTGCATCTCCGCGCGGTGCGGGTGGGCGCGCGCCTCGGGGGCTGCCAGCGCTGCGCGGTGCGGCTCCGCGCGGTGGCACTGGTGGACGTGCGCGTCGGGGCCCGTCGGCCCTGCGCGTTGGCGCGGGTGGGCGCGTGCGTCATCGTGGGGCTCCGCGTGGGGCGTGCGTGCGTACGTGGGGATGGTCACTGGGCGGGGAGCTCGGGGTGGATGGCGCGGGCGAGGAGGGCGAGGCCGTCGCCGATGCGGGGGCCGGGGCGGAGGACGGACTCGTCCGCGATCGTGCGGACGCGGCCCTCCTTCACCGCGCGGACCGCGCTCCAGCCGGGCGCGTTCGCGTTCAGCCGCTCGGCTGCGTTCTCCTCCATCATCGCGGCGTTCACGACGACGTCCGGATCGAGGACGAGGACGCGCTCGGCTCCGATCGTGGGGTACGCGCCGCCCTCCTTGATCACGTTCGTGCCGCCCGCCTTCGCGATCATCTCGTCCGCGAAGCTGCCGGGGCCGGCGACGGAGAGCGGCGCGAGGCCGAACACGAGCAGCACCTTCGGCCGCGGTAGCTTCGCGACCGCGGTCACCGTCTCGTCGATGCGCGCGTGCAGCTTCGCGACCGCCGCGCGCGCGCCGTCCATACGCGCGGTCTTCTCGCCGAGGCCGAGGAGCATGTCGTCGATCGCGGCGAGCTTCTCGGTCTCGGGGAAATACGTGACGACGCCGCGCGCCTCGAGCTGCTGCGTGATCGCGTTGCCGGCCGGTCCGCGTGCCCCCACCACGAGGTCGGGACGGAGCCCGAGGATCGCCTCGAGCGACGGATCGACGTAGCCACCGACCTGCGGGAGCTTCGCGACCTCGGGCGGATGGTTGCAATAACGCGAACGCCCGACGAGGAGCGAGCCCGCGCCGATCGCGAAGACCGCCTCCGTCGTCGACGGCGAGAGCGAGACGATCCGCTCCGGCGCCGCCTTCTTCTTCGCCTCCGAGCGCGTGCACCCGAGCGTGGCGATCGCGGCGATCGCGGCGAGCACGAAGACGACGAACGCGCGCGTCATCAGGGCCCTGCGTCGCACGTGGCCGTGCCCGCCGAGAGGCTGCCCGTCGTCTCGACGTACGACACGCAGACCCACTCCCCGCGCGGACAGCGGCACGTCCAATAGGTCGGCCTCGTCGGATACTGCGTGCCGCCGTCGGCGCAGACCTCGTCGCGGGCGCTCGTCGAGAACTCGCACTCCGCGTCCGAGACGCAGGGGCCGCGCGGCGGGCCCTCCGGGCGGACGACATGCCGGTTCGTCTCCTGGCACTGCCGGTCGCGCGCCTGTGGCGTGGCCGGGGCGCGAGCGTCCGCCTCGACCGGCGCCGGCGCGTCGTCCCTCGTCTCTCCGCCGCACGCCGAGAGCAGGAGCGTAGTCACGACGACGTGCCGCACGAGAGGAGAGATATCATGGTCGGTCCTTGCCTGCGCCGTCGCCGATCGATCACTATGCGCTCTTCGACGACGTGGTCGCCGTCGCGAAGAACGCGCACGGCGCGACGGCGGGGTGGCGCGCGATCTGCGTGCGCGCGCAGCGTACGGTCGGCAAGAAGGTCGCGAGTCCGCTCGCCGCGCTCGACCTCGACGAGGAGATCGCGCCGCTCGGCGTCCGCGTTCGTGTCATCGCCGCGCACGCGCCGATCGAGGTCGACACGCTCGTGTTCGGGCTCTTCGACGGCGTCGACGACGACGGGAGCGGCGTCTACACCGGCTTCCACCTCATGGGCACGACCGGGATCGATCACGGCGCGCGCTGGCTCACGAAGACGCCGACGTGGAGGCCGAAGGACCGCTTCCTCTCGTCGCCGTCGCTCGACGCGATCGTGCGCGCCGGGAACGAGACGCGCGGCGAGCCGAAGAAGGCGGTCGCCCACGCGCTCCGCTTCGGCGCCGCCGCGCTCCTCGCGCGCTTCGCGGCGGAAGGGCTGCACCAGCGCATCGTCGTCGCGTTCGACGACGGCGACTTCGCCGAGGTCCGCGCCCCGCTGAAGCTCTAGCGCTGCGGGATCAGCGCGTACTTGTGGAGCTTCTCGATCAGCGCGGGGCGCGAGACGCCGAGGCGGCGCGCGGTCTCGCTCTGGTTCTTGTTCGCGGACTCGAACTCCGCGCTGATGATCGCGCGCTCGAACGACTCGACCCGCGCGCGGAGCGAATGGCCCGGGCCCGGATCGCCCGGCGCGGCGCCGCTCGATGGGACCATCGAGAACGGCGCGTTGGTGGAGC
This genomic stretch from Labilithrix sp. harbors:
- a CDS encoding MFS transporter yields the protein MSSPQKTPGLGAIFLIVFLDILGFSLVLPFLAEESRSTFGTSELTGTLLASIYSLMQFVFVPVWGRVSDRVGRRPVLLWSITATALGMFGLGFALLRAEHIAWLFAARAASGIATANLGTASAYIADVTKPEERSKGMGLIGMAFGLGFILGPAIGGALSAIPIGGRTGAVPCFVAASLSCVNLGWAFVGLKESLPPERRAETKRSLSPLDFGAARDAFARPGIAIAVAVNFAITLSFTVLDQTFRFFSKDSFQMEPLDTGIVLAFIGVVAASVQGGLIRPLSRRFREALLIRVGTGIQAAAFAVIALSATAGKPLLYVGGALLALGNGMTQPSTGAFISKRADPSAQGATLGTNQSAASLARMFGPGLGGWVYGTLGPRSPYVLGAVGMFIAMLLAFGLDREPTEPSRRA
- a CDS encoding DUF2252 family protein, which produces MKTARALVLGAVLACGPAAVAPAPGPTAPRPDTFAIDGAALLAKDPHVARKVGRTPYTFFRYQNRAFAERVCNRWASTIPRMPLVHVHGDAHLEQYAVAEGGRGLADFDASGEGPPVIDFARFSASLALARPYDHAGTKAAIAALFRGYSRALIDARATMNEPRVVMRLRERFEPTRLEWLDRMTLLISPSDPADHEVFAQAWRGFVGEMCSLDPSLDEDFFTVKAGGKLELGIGSAHAEKFLARIEGPTSALDDDILLEAKALEPGALASCMRGVDLDATRVIETQLQMSAAPERFLGAMTIRGKPYYTHAWQVFYKELSVDDVHTAAELAELAEDVGLQLGRGHAKSKDAARVPKLRAELLETAKRVEADVVDEAFELAHEVSLAWEQYRLAL
- a CDS encoding TlyA family RNA methyltransferase, with the protein product MKTRADQLLVQRGLVVTRAKAQALILAGKVYVGEVRVDKAGAMLPEDAAIAVRGEDHPYVSRGGVKLAGALDAFGVDPRGKRCLDLGASTGGFTDCLLQRGAASVAAVDVGYGQLAHSLRVDPRVQNLERTNARTLTPDAIGGPCELVVVDASFIGLGKLAAAIARCTATRGELVALVKPQFEVGRDEAARSRGVVKDPEVRRRAIDDAAADVRAAGFELLGTADSVLEGPKGNLEAFVHARKL
- a CDS encoding ABC transporter substrate-binding protein, with amino-acid sequence MTRAFVVFVLAAIAAIATLGCTRSEAKKKAAPERIVSLSPSTTEAVFAIGAGSLLVGRSRYCNHPPEVAKLPQVGGYVDPSLEAILGLRPDLVVGARGPAGNAITQQLEARGVVTYFPETEKLAAIDDMLLGLGEKTARMDGARAAVAKLHARIDETVTAVAKLPRPKVLLVFGLAPLSVAGPGSFADEMIAKAGGTNVIKEGGAYPTIGAERVLVLDPDVVVNAAMMEENAAERLNANAPGWSAVRAVKEGRVRTIADESVLRPGPRIGDGLALLARAIHPELPAQ